Part of the Tidjanibacter massiliensis genome is shown below.
ACCACAATGGGTTTCTTGCCCAGCGCCAGCGCCTTCTGAAGTACGAACCGCGTCTGGGGCATGGTCCCCTCGAAAGCGTCCACAAGCAGCAACACTCCGTCGGCCATGTTCAGCACGCGCTCCACCTCGCCCCCGAAATCGGAGTGACCGGGCGTGTCGATGATGTTTATCTTGTAGTCCTTATAGATGACCGAAACATTCTTGGAGAGAATCGTGATTCCCCGCTCCCGTTCGATATCGTTGTTGTCGAGTATGAGTTCGCCCGCCGAAGCGGCGTTCCGGAACAGATGTCCCTGGAGTATCATCTTATCCACCAGCGTGGTTTTGCCGTGGTCTACATGGGCGATGATGGCGATGTTGCGAAGTTTCCGCATCTGATATCCTTTCCGTTATACAGCCCGCCGCAGAAGCGCAGGAACGACGCCGGCAGGCAGTTATCAACACATTGGCCGGAAGCGTGCCTACACGTCTTCCGATTAGGGCGCAAAGGTACGAATAAATCGCCGATTTCATACAAAAATTTCCGTCTCTCCGACCGACGGGCAACGCCGCCACGACAGGACGGCACTCCGCACTGAAAATTATCGTCCCCATTTATGCCGATTCTAATCCAATCGGGATTATCTTTGCAACTTCAGCGAGGAATCACATATGAAGGATATCATCAATATCGTATGCGACGAAGGGGCCACGTCCCGGGTCGTGATAGGTTCCGTAGAGGAGAACTTCGAGAGCCTGCTGCCCGGCGGAACGCCCCGCATCATCATCGTGACCGACGCCAAGGTACATGCCAACAACCTGGCTTTCGTCAATGCGCACGAACATATCGTCATCGGTCAGGGCGAAAGCAGCAAGACTTTCGTCAAGCTCGAAGAGGTCTACCGCCAGCTCCTCCACATGGGGGCCGACCGGAGCACCTTCATCGTCGGTATGGGCGGCGGCATCGTGACCGACGTCACCGGTTTTGTCGCCTCCACCTACATGCGGGGCGTCCGTTTCGGATTCCTGCCCACCACCCTCCTCGCACAGGTCGATGCGAGCATCGGCGGCAAAAACGGCGTGAACCTCGACGGATACAAGAACATCATCGGAGTCTTCAACCAGCCGGAATTCGTCCTCTGCGACCCCGAGCTGCTCTCCAGCCTCCCCGACCGGGAGTTCCGGGCGGGTCTGGCCGAGGTAATAAAGGCGGGCATCATCGGCGACGCGGAGCTCTTCTCCATGGTGGAGAGGCACTCCTTCGAGGAGATACGTTCCGACGCTCCCCTGCTGCGCGAACTCATCATCCGCTCCATCCGGGTGAAGACGGCGATAGTGGAGCACGACCAGCGCGAACGGGGCGAACGGCGCAAACTCAACCTCGGCCACACATTCGCCCATGCGATAGAGAAAAGTTTCACCAACCTCTCCCACGGCGAAGCCGTAGCGGCCGGCATGGCCATCGTCTGCGACGCGGCGGTACGCGCAGGCAAGCTCGACGAAGCCACGGCGGACCGTATCCGGAACGTCATCAGCAGCATGGGCCTGCCCACGGAGTACCCGGTAGAGATGAAACAGCTGCTTATTGCCATCCGTGCCGACAAGAAACGGGAAGGCAACGGCATCTACCTCGTCTTTCCGCGTGCCATCGGCGAATGTTCGGTGGAGATGGTGAATACCGACAGCCTCGAAGACATCTTCCTCGACGCGGCGAAGGCACCCCAGAAACCGGCGCCGCAGTCCGCCGTACCGGAAGAAGCCCCGGAAGTTCCCGGAAGCCTCAGCGCCTCAGAAGCTCTTTGATACGTGCCAGTCCCGAACGTGCCATCGGTGTCGCCCCGAACCGCGCGTCGAACTCTGCCTGTGTCATCTCCAGCCACCGGCAGGCGGGCATATCAGCCGGACTGAAAAGCGGCCGGAAGCGAGGATTCGCAAAGAAAGGAGCCCGGAGGTTATAGGGACACACGTTCTGACAGTCGTCACACCCGAATATCCATCCCGCCGTAGAAGCTCCGATGCGCTGCGCAAGCGCCGGGACCCGTTCCGGATGCGGTTCGACGGTCAACCGGGAGATACACCGGCGGGCATCCAGCCCCTCGCCTGTCAAAGCGCCTGCCGGACAATGTTCCACGCACCTCCGGCACGCGCCGCAGCCGATACCCTCATAGGGCCGGTCATAAGTATCGACCGGCACATCCACCACCAGTTCGCCGAGCAGCAGGAAAGAGCCGTAACGGGGCGAGACGAGCAGCGTATTGCGTCCTATGAAACCGAGGCCCGCTTCGCAGGCGAGCCGTTTCTCCAGCAGCGGAGCCGTATCCGTAAAGGCTCTGAAACCCGTTCCGTCCTCCTTCAGTCCCAACCGCGCAGCGGTCTCGTACAGCATCTCCTTCACCGCGACATGATAATCCCCCGAACAGGCATACGACGCCACCTTGGGTACCGCCGTATCGCCGTAACCGAGGCTCGTATCATTCTTGTAGGAGACACCGCAGACCACCACCGAGTGCGCTCCGGGCATCAGTTCCGCCGGAGAGAAACGCTTCTCCACATTCCTGCGCAGATACCCCAGTCCTCCGTCGAACCCCCGCTCCAGCCACCCCTCGAAAAAGGTCTGTTCGGCACTGAAATTGCGCACACGACAGATACCGCACAGGTCGAAACCGGCGGCAGCGGCGGCCTGCTTTATTTCACGGGCTTGCAACATATTGACCATTTGCGGCAAAAATAACGATTAATAAAAGGAGTAGGAAATAAATAT
Proteins encoded:
- the queG gene encoding tRNA epoxyqueuosine(34) reductase QueG encodes the protein MLQAREIKQAAAAAGFDLCGICRVRNFSAEQTFFEGWLERGFDGGLGYLRRNVEKRFSPAELMPGAHSVVVCGVSYKNDTSLGYGDTAVPKVASYACSGDYHVAVKEMLYETAARLGLKEDGTGFRAFTDTAPLLEKRLACEAGLGFIGRNTLLVSPRYGSFLLLGELVVDVPVDTYDRPYEGIGCGACRRCVEHCPAGALTGEGLDARRCISRLTVEPHPERVPALAQRIGASTAGWIFGCDDCQNVCPYNLRAPFFANPRFRPLFSPADMPACRWLEMTQAEFDARFGATPMARSGLARIKELLRR
- the aroB gene encoding 3-dehydroquinate synthase; amino-acid sequence: MKDIINIVCDEGATSRVVIGSVEENFESLLPGGTPRIIIVTDAKVHANNLAFVNAHEHIVIGQGESSKTFVKLEEVYRQLLHMGADRSTFIVGMGGGIVTDVTGFVASTYMRGVRFGFLPTTLLAQVDASIGGKNGVNLDGYKNIIGVFNQPEFVLCDPELLSSLPDREFRAGLAEVIKAGIIGDAELFSMVERHSFEEIRSDAPLLRELIIRSIRVKTAIVEHDQRERGERRKLNLGHTFAHAIEKSFTNLSHGEAVAAGMAIVCDAAVRAGKLDEATADRIRNVISSMGLPTEYPVEMKQLLIAIRADKKREGNGIYLVFPRAIGECSVEMVNTDSLEDIFLDAAKAPQKPAPQSAVPEEAPEVPGSLSASEAL